One part of the Kryptolebias marmoratus isolate JLee-2015 linkage group LG2, ASM164957v2, whole genome shotgun sequence genome encodes these proteins:
- the LOC108246533 gene encoding tektin-1-like — MSVLDHSLQQVGGPDLVNMEVMLNHSELFRAECKRLMLETDKACKRMQDEDSKQLDQRVRDIQFLKKELELKLDEIILETDVLVALQSRVIKALEACKEPLRVTVLCLEERKRRTPPERLYDEVNIELLKEREVTEGVASLLERVAEQVSEQIRLNRSVKYHLERDLKEKFEAQNIDNSCALMTVHSISNQQMSKHSSSALSSLTVTPKQWENMADLNIAKAEQQKSNSVSLRALVESVLQQTAADMQKQFQATTAAIQLNVQQIKSAKDQMEEKLPKILSEINGQQMIREDLQVAITENEHFLSLAQTRLALRHQRPGKEQCHDPAQVQLLAEIQQLTAHINKLREEVVQSEEEQRALVRCQQKLQEGIDIKANSLYIDEVLCQQHREAIIIHSF; from the exons ATGTCTGTCCTGGACCACAGTCTCCAGCAGGTTGGTGGACCTGATCTTGTGAACATGGAGGTCATGTTGAACCACTCTGAGCTCTTTAGAGCAGAGTGCAAGAGGCTGATGCTGGAAACTGACAAAGCTTGCAAACGTATGCAGGATGAGGACAGTAAGCAGCTTG ATCAACGAGTCAGAGATATCCAGTTTCTGAAGAAGGAGTTGGAACTGAAGCTAGACGAGATTATTCTGGAGACTGATGTTCTCGTTGCCTTACAGAGCAGAGTGATAAAGGCCCTGGAGGCATGCAAAGAGCCACTGAGAGTCACCGTTCTCTGTCTAGAGGAAAG AAAGAGGCGCACTCCGCCTGAGAGGCTGTATGATGAGGTAAACATTGAGCTGCTCAAAGAGAGGGAGGTAACTGAGGGAGTAGCATCTCTTCTGGAGCGTGTGGCAGAGCAGGTCTCTGAACAGATTCG ACTGAATCGATCTGTTAAGTACCATTTAGAACGGGATCTGAAGGAGAAATTTGAGGCTCAGAACATTGACAACTCCTGTGCTTTAATGACTGTTCATTCCATCAGTAATCAGCAGAtgtccaaacacagcagctctgcACTGTCAAG CTTGACAGTCACTCCAAAGCAGTGGGAGAACATGGCAGACCTCAACATAGCCAAGGCGGAGCAGCAGAAGAGCAACTCTGTGTCCCTGCGGGCCTTGGTAGAGTCCGTGCTGCAGCAGACGGCTGCTGACATGCAGAAGCAGTTTCAGGCGACGACAGCAGCCATTCAGCTGAACGTTCAGCAGATCAAGTCTGCCAAGGATCAGATGGAGGAGAAACTGCCCAAG ATTCTGTCTGAGATTAACGGACAGCAGATGATCAGAGAGGATCTCCAGGTGGCCATCACAGAGAACGAACATTTCCTGAGTTTGGCCCAGACCCGACTGGCTCTGCGCCATCAGAGGCCTGGTAAAGAGCAGTGCCATGACCCAGCTCAGGTCCAGCTCCTCGCTGAGATCCAGCAGCTCACTGCTCACATCAACAA GCTGCGTGAGGAAGTGGTCCAGTCTGAAGAGGAGCAGAGGGCACTGGTTCGTTGCCaacagaagctgcaggaggGCATCGATATCAAAGCTAACTCACTTTACATTGATGAGGTCCTCTGCCAGCAGCACCGGGAGGCCATCATCATACACAGCTTCTGA
- the xaf1 gene encoding XIAP-associated factor 1 isoform X2, whose translation MENKEATQTCGKCNKEVAEANFALHETHCSRFLCLCPDCDENVPQDQLSQHREEQHAQVKCSKCNTKMERRHLLDHKSEECAERLQKCPFCELEVVWKELHEHTVVCGSRTELCRDCGRYVKLRDLPDHSSTCSATDEKLSPPQTAASGQDTRSCTRCRGSFPAEEFDQHEDCSPASRFNDEEAEPEEEESENNLLGQGGSTYKPTFLTHSASRGPWGDGGDPDQISTCPHCHLALPLRTLVWHEVKCRTHIFLKHREA comes from the exons ATGGAAAATAAAGAAGCAACTCAAACCTGCGGGAAATG CAACAAGGAGGTCGCGGAGGCCAACTTCGCCCTGCATGAAACCCACTGCAGCCGTTTCTTGTGTCTGTGTCCTGACTGTGATGAAAATGTTCCCCAAGACCAGCTGAGCCAACACAGAGAGGAGCAGCATGCTCag GTGAAATGCTCCAAGTGTAACACGAAGATGGAACGGCGTCACCTACTGGATCATAAG TCTGAGGAATGTGCAGAGCGTCTGCAGAAGTGTCCGTTCTGCGAGCTGGAGGTGGTGTGGAAGGAGCTGCATGAACACACTGTGGTCTGCGGGAGCCGAACAGAGCTCTGCAGGGACTGCGGCCGCTACGTCAAACTGAGAGACCTGCCAGACCACAGCTCCACTTGTTCAGCCACCGACGAGAAGCTGAGTCCCCCTCAAACTGCAGCCAGTGGACAAGATACAA GGAGCTGTACCAGATGTAGGGGGTCATTTCCAGCTGAGGAGTTTGACCAGCATGAG GATTGTTCTCCAGCATCGAGGTTTAACGATGAAGAAGCTGAgccagaggaggaagagtctGAGAATAATCTCTTGGGACAGGGAGGCAGCACCTATAAACCAACGTTCCTCACACACTCAGCCAGCCGTGGTCCCTGGGGTGACGGAGGAGACCCAGACCAGATCAGCACCTGCCCACATTGTCACCTGGCCCTGCCCCTCCGAACACTGGTCTGGCATGAG GTGAAGTGCCGAACCCACATTTTCTTGAAACACAGAGAGGCTTAA
- the xaf1 gene encoding XIAP-associated factor 1 isoform X1, which translates to MENKEATQTCGKCNKEVAEANFALHETHCSRFLCLCPDCDENVPQDQLSQHREEQHAQVKCSKCNTKMERRHLLDHKSEECAERLQKCPFCELEVVWKELHEHTVVCGSRTELCRDCGRYVKLRDLPDHSSTCSATDEKLSPPQTAASGQDTRSCTRCRGSFPAEEFDQHEQDCSPASRFNDEEAEPEEEESENNLLGQGGSTYKPTFLTHSASRGPWGDGGDPDQISTCPHCHLALPLRTLVWHEVKCRTHIFLKHREA; encoded by the exons ATGGAAAATAAAGAAGCAACTCAAACCTGCGGGAAATG CAACAAGGAGGTCGCGGAGGCCAACTTCGCCCTGCATGAAACCCACTGCAGCCGTTTCTTGTGTCTGTGTCCTGACTGTGATGAAAATGTTCCCCAAGACCAGCTGAGCCAACACAGAGAGGAGCAGCATGCTCag GTGAAATGCTCCAAGTGTAACACGAAGATGGAACGGCGTCACCTACTGGATCATAAG TCTGAGGAATGTGCAGAGCGTCTGCAGAAGTGTCCGTTCTGCGAGCTGGAGGTGGTGTGGAAGGAGCTGCATGAACACACTGTGGTCTGCGGGAGCCGAACAGAGCTCTGCAGGGACTGCGGCCGCTACGTCAAACTGAGAGACCTGCCAGACCACAGCTCCACTTGTTCAGCCACCGACGAGAAGCTGAGTCCCCCTCAAACTGCAGCCAGTGGACAAGATACAA GGAGCTGTACCAGATGTAGGGGGTCATTTCCAGCTGAGGAGTTTGACCAGCATGAG CAGGATTGTTCTCCAGCATCGAGGTTTAACGATGAAGAAGCTGAgccagaggaggaagagtctGAGAATAATCTCTTGGGACAGGGAGGCAGCACCTATAAACCAACGTTCCTCACACACTCAGCCAGCCGTGGTCCCTGGGGTGACGGAGGAGACCCAGACCAGATCAGCACCTGCCCACATTGTCACCTGGCCCTGCCCCTCCGAACACTGGTCTGGCATGAG GTGAAGTGCCGAACCCACATTTTCTTGAAACACAGAGAGGCTTAA